The proteins below come from a single Brevundimonas sp. LM2 genomic window:
- the miaA gene encoding tRNA (adenosine(37)-N6)-dimethylallyltransferase MiaA, which translates to MPRPSLTLIAGPTASGKSRLALEMAARTGAAIVNADSQQLYADLRILTARPSAEEEAQAPHHLYGTVDAAEAWSVGRWTRAVMPLLAELRAEGRPVLIVGGTGLYFSALTKGLADIPDVPLAAREEAMALYDTEGEAAFRLRLTTFDPPAEAAIEAGDRQRLTRAYAVARATGRSLSDWRASTRPLLEPGTYDRQVIEPDRHALYAACDARVVRMMGDGALDEVRALVARNLDPALPAMKAVGVRELSAHLAGDTTLAEAVAALQQATRNYAKRQLTWFRNQCADWPRQ; encoded by the coding sequence GTGCCCCGACCGTCCCTCACCCTGATCGCCGGACCGACCGCCTCGGGCAAGTCGCGCCTGGCGCTGGAGATGGCCGCGCGGACCGGCGCCGCCATCGTCAATGCCGACAGCCAGCAGCTGTACGCCGACCTGCGGATCCTGACCGCCCGTCCCTCCGCCGAGGAAGAGGCCCAGGCTCCGCACCACCTGTACGGCACGGTCGACGCGGCCGAGGCCTGGTCGGTCGGCCGGTGGACCCGGGCGGTGATGCCGCTGCTGGCCGAGCTGCGGGCCGAGGGTCGGCCGGTGCTGATCGTCGGGGGAACGGGCCTGTATTTCAGCGCCCTGACCAAGGGTCTGGCCGACATCCCCGACGTGCCCCTGGCCGCTCGCGAAGAGGCCATGGCCCTGTACGATACCGAGGGCGAGGCCGCCTTCCGCCTGCGCCTGACGACCTTCGATCCGCCCGCCGAGGCCGCCATCGAGGCGGGCGATCGCCAGCGGCTGACCCGGGCCTATGCCGTCGCCCGAGCCACGGGGCGGTCGCTCAGCGACTGGCGCGCCTCGACCCGACCCCTGCTGGAGCCCGGGACCTACGACCGGCAGGTGATCGAGCCGGACCGGCATGCCCTCTACGCCGCCTGCGATGCGCGGGTGGTGCGGATGATGGGGGACGGCGCGCTGGACGAGGTTCGAGCCCTGGTTGCCCGAAACCTGGACCCGGCCCTGCCGGCGATGAAGGCCGTCGGGGTGCGTGAGCTGTCGGCCCATCTGGCCGGAGACACGACGCTGGCGGAGGCCGTCGCGGCCCTGCAGCAGGCGACCCGGAACTACGCCAAGCGGCAGCTGACCTGGTTCAGAAACCAGTGCGCGGACTGGCCCAGGCAGTGA
- a CDS encoding nuclear transport factor 2 family protein, whose amino-acid sequence MRQMLIGVMGLLLMGAAAPDPEPTEASLRAADAEQMRIIVEEDAAAQQAFMHPNYMINAPANAVKRKAEVVAMLGRGDIASETFERSIEAVALTGNVGIVMGREAVTPAPASNLGRLHPGETLQRRFTNVFLWEGGRWMFLARQASIVAP is encoded by the coding sequence ATGCGTCAAATGCTTATCGGCGTGATGGGTCTTCTCCTGATGGGAGCAGCCGCGCCGGATCCGGAGCCGACCGAAGCCAGTCTGCGGGCGGCGGACGCCGAGCAAATGCGGATCATCGTCGAGGAAGACGCGGCCGCCCAACAGGCCTTCATGCACCCCAACTATATGATAAATGCCCCGGCCAATGCGGTGAAGCGCAAGGCCGAGGTGGTCGCCATGCTGGGACGCGGCGATATCGCTAGCGAAACCTTCGAGCGCTCGATCGAGGCCGTCGCCCTGACCGGTAATGTCGGCATCGTCATGGGACGAGAGGCGGTCACTCCGGCGCCGGCCAGCAATCTGGGGCGTCTCCATCCGGGCGAGACGCTGCAGCGTCGTTTCACCAATGTCTTCCTCTGGGAGGGTGGCCGCTGGATGTTCCTGGCCCGGCAGGCGTCGATCGTCGCGCCGTGA
- the lpxB gene encoding lipid-A-disaccharide synthase, whose amino-acid sequence MKIMLVAAEASGDALGAGLAAALKARGPDIALIGIGGPRMAEQGIVSPFDIAELSVLGWLEGLRAYGRVKARVADTVAMAVRERPDAVVLIDSWGFTIRVAKALRAALPGVKLIKYVGPQVWASRPGRAKTLAAAVDHLLALYAFDAPWFEAEGLPTTVVGSQALHIDMTGADPVAFRSARGIAPDAPLLLILPGSRPGEIRLMTPVYEAAAARLKAERPDLQIAVVAAGTVAADVTARVAAWPFRAHLVTEADKYAAMKAATVALATSGTVSTELALAGVPMVIGYRFAPVSYAIMKPFFTGKYATLFNHAADQEIAKELIQTEATPDRFVAELTRLLDDPAARADQSARQTAALDRMGREGRDPSEIAAETVLGLLPVA is encoded by the coding sequence ATGAAGATCATGCTGGTCGCGGCCGAGGCCTCGGGCGACGCCCTGGGGGCCGGTCTGGCCGCCGCCCTGAAGGCACGCGGCCCGGACATCGCCCTGATCGGCATCGGCGGCCCGCGCATGGCCGAGCAGGGCATCGTCAGCCCGTTCGACATCGCCGAACTGTCGGTCCTGGGCTGGCTGGAGGGCCTGCGGGCCTATGGCCGGGTCAAGGCGCGGGTCGCCGACACGGTCGCCATGGCGGTGCGCGAACGGCCGGACGCCGTGGTCCTGATCGACAGCTGGGGCTTCACCATCCGCGTCGCCAAGGCCCTCCGCGCGGCCCTGCCCGGGGTGAAACTGATCAAATACGTCGGGCCCCAGGTCTGGGCCTCGCGCCCGGGCCGCGCCAAGACCCTGGCCGCCGCCGTCGATCACCTGCTGGCCCTCTACGCCTTCGACGCGCCCTGGTTCGAAGCCGAGGGCCTGCCCACCACCGTGGTCGGGTCCCAGGCCCTGCACATCGACATGACGGGGGCCGATCCCGTCGCCTTCCGGTCCGCGCGCGGCATCGCCCCTGACGCCCCTCTGCTGCTGATCCTGCCCGGCAGCCGGCCCGGCGAAATCCGTCTGATGACCCCCGTCTATGAGGCGGCCGCCGCGCGGCTGAAGGCCGAGCGGCCCGATCTGCAGATCGCCGTCGTCGCCGCGGGCACCGTCGCCGCCGACGTCACCGCCCGCGTCGCCGCCTGGCCCTTCCGCGCCCATCTGGTGACCGAGGCCGACAAATACGCGGCGATGAAGGCCGCCACCGTGGCCCTGGCGACCAGCGGCACGGTCTCGACCGAACTGGCCCTGGCCGGGGTCCCCATGGTCATCGGCTACCGGTTCGCGCCGGTCAGCTATGCGATCATGAAGCCCTTCTTCACCGGCAAATACGCCACCCTGTTCAACCACGCCGCCGATCAGGAGATCGCCAAGGAGCTGATCCAGACCGAGGCGACGCCCGACCGGTTCGTGGCCGAACTGACCCGGCTGCTGGACGACCCCGCCGCCCGCGCCGACCAGTCCGCCCGCCAGACCGCTGCTCTCGACAGGATGGGCCGGGAAGGGCGGGATCCGTCGGAGATCGCGGCCGAAACTGTGCTAGGTCTGCTGCCGGTCGCTTGA
- a CDS encoding LpxI family protein has protein sequence MSATPGTLGLIAGGGALPHAIARRCEAEGRALFVVRLDGFADHHLDRWPGATFGMAEIGGILKALKREGCTAVCLAGTVSRPDFKRLKPDLKGASVLPGIIAAATKGDDALLRKILSVFEAEGYAVEGADDILGGDTLPAGTLGTITPLTDQLADLRKALHVAEKAGELDIGQGAVVCDGLVLAVEAQEGTDAMLSRVAGLPADLRGSAASRKGALGKAPKPIQDLRVDMPVIGTRTVELAAAAGLAGIGGVAGRLILIDRDAIVETADRLGLYVWGEPLPETAP, from the coding sequence ATGAGCGCCACGCCCGGCACGCTGGGCCTGATCGCCGGGGGCGGCGCGCTGCCCCATGCCATCGCCCGCCGCTGCGAGGCCGAGGGCCGGGCTTTGTTCGTGGTGCGACTCGACGGCTTCGCCGATCATCATCTGGACCGCTGGCCCGGCGCCACCTTCGGCATGGCCGAGATCGGCGGCATCCTGAAGGCACTGAAGCGCGAGGGCTGTACGGCGGTCTGCCTGGCCGGGACCGTGAGTCGACCCGATTTCAAACGGTTGAAGCCGGATCTGAAGGGCGCGTCAGTGCTGCCGGGCATCATCGCGGCGGCGACGAAGGGCGACGACGCCCTGCTGCGCAAGATCCTGTCGGTGTTCGAGGCGGAGGGCTATGCCGTCGAGGGGGCCGACGACATTCTCGGCGGCGATACGCTTCCGGCCGGGACGCTGGGAACGATCACCCCCTTGACCGACCAGCTTGCCGATCTCAGGAAAGCTCTGCATGTCGCGGAAAAGGCGGGTGAACTGGACATCGGCCAGGGGGCGGTCGTCTGCGACGGCCTGGTCCTCGCGGTGGAAGCTCAGGAGGGCACCGACGCCATGCTGAGCCGCGTCGCCGGCCTGCCGGCCGACCTGCGCGGCTCGGCGGCCAGCCGCAAGGGCGCGCTCGGCAAGGCCCCCAAGCCGATCCAGGACCTGCGCGTCGACATGCCGGTGATCGGCACCCGCACCGTCGAACTCGCGGCCGCCGCCGGTCTGGCGGGTATCGGCGGGGTTGCCGGACGGCTGATCCTGATCGACCGGGATGCGATCGTCGAGACGGCGGACCGGCTGGGCCTCTACGTCTGGGGCGAGCCTTTGCCGGAGACCGCGCCATGA
- the lpxA gene encoding acyl-ACP--UDP-N-acetylglucosamine O-acyltransferase: MIHPSAIVDPSAALADDVVIGPWCTVGPGVALETGVHLVSHVVVQQDTTVGARTVIHPFAVIGGDPQHNGYRGEPVRLEIGSDNSIREHCTFNRGTPQGTGVTRVGSHGLFMTGAHVGHDAVVGDHVVMANSATLGGHARIGDKVFLGGLCAVHQNGRVGQGAIVGGLAAVTRDVIPYGSAWGNHARLHGLNLIGLKRKGYGKDAVRRLLAAYRDLFEGQEVFADRLDRVEAAYADLPEIMEIVAFIRTDAKRPLCLPGE, translated from the coding sequence ATGATCCATCCCAGCGCCATCGTCGATCCCTCCGCCGCCCTGGCCGACGACGTCGTCATCGGGCCCTGGTGCACGGTCGGGCCGGGCGTGGCGCTGGAGACGGGCGTCCACCTGGTCAGCCATGTCGTAGTGCAGCAGGACACCACCGTCGGGGCGCGCACCGTCATCCATCCCTTCGCCGTCATTGGCGGCGACCCGCAGCACAACGGCTATCGTGGCGAGCCCGTGCGGTTGGAGATCGGCAGCGACAACAGCATCCGCGAACACTGCACCTTCAACCGGGGCACGCCCCAGGGGACGGGCGTCACGCGCGTCGGGTCGCACGGCCTGTTCATGACCGGGGCCCACGTCGGCCACGACGCCGTCGTCGGCGATCATGTGGTCATGGCCAACAGCGCGACGCTGGGCGGCCATGCCCGGATCGGCGACAAGGTCTTCCTGGGCGGCCTATGCGCCGTGCACCAGAACGGCCGGGTGGGGCAGGGGGCGATCGTCGGTGGTCTGGCCGCCGTGACCCGCGACGTCATCCCCTATGGTTCGGCCTGGGGCAATCACGCGCGACTGCACGGGTTGAACCTGATCGGGCTGAAGCGGAAGGGCTATGGCAAGGACGCCGTGCGCCGCCTGCTGGCGGCCTATCGCGACCTGTTCGAAGGCCAGGAAGTCTTCGCCGACCGTCTGGACCGGGTCGAGGCCGCCTATGCCGACCTGCCCGAGATCATGGAGATCGTCGCCTTCATCCGCACCGACGCCAAACGCCCCCTGTGTCTGCCGGGCGAATGA
- the fabZ gene encoding 3-hydroxyacyl-ACP dehydratase FabZ — protein MTDPTTTTDDIRIDYAEVMRRLPHRYPFLLVDKAEAFVPATSIVGIKNVSHNEPFFQGHFPIDPVMPGVLIVEAMAQTGALLMSKTLDVAVADKVIMFMSIDGVRFRKPARPGDQLRMEVKVTRARGDAYKFRGETFIDGKLAAEAEFMAMVVKVDQPAT, from the coding sequence GTGACCGACCCGACGACGACGACTGACGACATCCGCATCGACTATGCTGAGGTGATGCGGCGCCTGCCGCACCGCTACCCCTTCCTTCTGGTCGATAAGGCCGAGGCCTTCGTGCCCGCCACCTCGATCGTCGGCATCAAGAACGTCAGCCACAACGAGCCCTTCTTCCAGGGCCATTTCCCGATCGACCCGGTCATGCCGGGCGTCCTGATCGTCGAGGCCATGGCCCAGACCGGGGCGTTGCTGATGTCCAAGACCCTGGACGTCGCCGTGGCCGACAAGGTCATCATGTTCATGTCGATCGATGGCGTCCGGTTCCGCAAGCCCGCCCGGCCGGGCGATCAGCTGCGCATGGAGGTCAAGGTCACCCGCGCGCGCGGCGACGCCTACAAATTCCGGGGCGAGACCTTCATCGACGGCAAGCTGGCCGCCGAGGCCGAGTTCATGGCCATGGTGGTCAAGGTCGACCAGCCCGCGACATGA
- the lpxD gene encoding UDP-3-O-(3-hydroxymyristoyl)glucosamine N-acyltransferase: MSPDVRFFTPSAPIALDDLVALTGGEVVRRFEVVIARVATLAEADAEAVAFMADRKFAVALAASRAGVVLVPPSAVDLAPAAAVVIVSREPQAAWARVAAHLHPEVVLTPASADAVCEDETVVLEPGVVVGQGARIGRGTRVGANTVIGPGVQIGRDCRIATGVSISFALIGDRVKLYAGARIGEAGFGAAGTAGGPVDVPQLGRVILQDGVTVGANSCIDRGAYGDTVVGENTKIDNLVQIGHNCIIGRNCLLAAHTGISGSVTVGDNVMFGGKAGVGDHLTIGDGARVAGGAGLLADIPPGETWSGYPAKPIRQFLRESVWLARQVNRKKD, encoded by the coding sequence ATGTCGCCCGACGTCCGGTTCTTCACCCCGTCGGCCCCGATCGCACTGGACGACCTCGTGGCCCTGACGGGTGGCGAGGTCGTTCGTCGTTTCGAGGTCGTCATCGCCCGCGTGGCCACGCTGGCCGAGGCGGATGCCGAAGCGGTCGCCTTCATGGCCGATCGCAAATTCGCCGTCGCCCTGGCCGCCTCGCGCGCAGGGGTGGTCCTTGTGCCGCCCTCCGCCGTCGATCTGGCGCCCGCGGCGGCGGTCGTCATCGTGTCGCGTGAACCCCAGGCCGCCTGGGCCCGCGTCGCGGCGCACCTGCATCCCGAGGTCGTTCTGACGCCCGCCTCGGCGGACGCGGTTTGCGAGGACGAAACCGTCGTGCTGGAGCCGGGCGTGGTCGTGGGGCAGGGCGCGCGGATCGGTCGCGGCACCCGGGTGGGCGCCAATACGGTCATCGGTCCGGGCGTGCAGATCGGACGGGATTGCCGGATCGCCACCGGAGTCAGCATCAGCTTCGCCCTGATCGGCGACCGGGTGAAGCTCTATGCCGGGGCCCGGATCGGCGAGGCCGGCTTCGGCGCGGCGGGCACGGCGGGGGGGCCGGTGGACGTGCCGCAACTGGGGCGCGTCATCCTGCAGGACGGGGTCACGGTCGGGGCCAACAGCTGTATCGACCGCGGAGCCTATGGCGACACCGTCGTGGGCGAGAACACCAAGATCGATAATCTGGTCCAGATCGGCCACAACTGCATCATCGGGCGCAACTGCCTGCTCGCCGCGCATACCGGCATTTCCGGCTCCGTCACCGTGGGCGACAACGTCATGTTCGGCGGCAAGGCCGGCGTCGGCGATCACCTGACCATCGGGGACGGCGCCCGCGTGGCCGGGGGCGCGGGTCTGCTGGCCGACATTCCGCCGGGCGAGACCTGGTCCGGTTATCCCGCCAAGCCGATCCGACAGTTCTTGCGCGAGAGCGTCTGGCTTGCCAGACAGGTCAACCGCAAGAAGGACTAA
- a CDS encoding OmpH family outer membrane protein has protein sequence MKLLALGAFALATLTAGAATAQTAGPQNPGPAIPGVCVYFNQRLLAQSTVGQAVQTRMEQLATETQGELAPYGSAIQTEITALQQGGQAADPDGARRTALQQRIQEAQQLEQTRQEELRYTLSEQRRLISAAVEPILVAVYQERGCGILVDRESVFIVNPAMDVTDTVIGRLNTALPTLSFNRLPVPAQQAQ, from the coding sequence ATGAAACTTCTCGCTCTCGGGGCTTTCGCCCTCGCCACGCTGACCGCCGGCGCCGCGACGGCCCAGACCGCAGGTCCGCAAAACCCCGGCCCGGCCATCCCGGGCGTCTGCGTCTATTTCAACCAGCGCCTGCTGGCCCAGTCGACCGTCGGCCAGGCCGTTCAGACGCGGATGGAGCAGCTGGCCACCGAAACCCAGGGTGAGCTCGCCCCCTATGGCTCGGCCATCCAGACCGAGATCACCGCCCTGCAGCAGGGAGGCCAGGCCGCCGATCCGGACGGCGCCCGCCGCACCGCCCTGCAGCAGCGCATCCAGGAAGCGCAGCAGTTGGAACAGACCCGTCAGGAAGAGCTGCGCTACACGCTGTCCGAACAGCGCCGCCTGATCTCGGCCGCCGTCGAGCCGATCCTGGTCGCCGTCTATCAGGAGCGCGGCTGCGGCATCCTGGTGGACCGTGAGAGCGTCTTCATCGTCAATCCGGCCATGGACGTGACCGACACGGTGATCGGTCGTCTGAACACGGCCCTGCCGACGCTCAGCTTCAACCGCCTGCCGGTGCCTGCACAACAAGCCCAGTAG
- the bamA gene encoding outer membrane protein assembly factor BamA codes for MILNERRAADLLGDRTLRGGFVATASLIALMAASPTLAQTAPPAPNVQPGQLQAPAQAPTVAPAETGVVNRILVQGQQRIDQTTVLSYLPIQPGDTIDPVILDVAIRTLTRTQLFADVQIGLQNNGDLVVRIVENPIINQVVFEGNSAINEEKLNEEVTIAPRGIYTRARVQEDVGKIIELYRLSGRISATVTPKLVQLEQNRVDVIFEIDEGPETGVQAITFLGNTAYSDSELREVMVTKESAWFRLFTKNDNYDPGRLDYDREQLRKFYTNRGYYDFRITSAVAELAPDDSAFGMTLTVDEGDRYNFGTIDVVTENDRLNADFLKLLLPIRSGDLYESDKIETSVDALTFAAGSAGYAFVDINPTYRANPETDTVDVTFNVSEGQRVYVDRINIIGNTRTIDPVIRRELLLTEGDAFNRTLVERSRNNLRGLGFFKEVTIDETRGSAPDRSIVNVNVQEQPTGELSVGAGFSSVDSFVVNLGISERNFRGRGQNVVARTEWGSLRQQIDFRFTEPRFLGRDIGAGFDLFHSRYDFQEESSFDYRSTGAGLRLTYPLNGYSRLSTRYFIKDDEIIVPTGYCGVNGSGSSALCDQVGSSLNSSVGYTLLVDRRNDPIRATRGWTGSLRQDFAGIGGDVNYVKTEVDASTYYGITPNWIVSVTGSAGYVAGWAGDAIRINDRFFRGGNTFRGFENAGMGPRDLRTNDALGGNFYAVASAELTLPNGLPEQYGIKTSLFADVGTLGVLDDRYTLNASGLSSACPADAEIGDSCVADDLSLRASVGLSVHWKAPVGPIRFDFSQILSSEEYDRTETFRFSTSTQF; via the coding sequence ATGATCCTGAACGAACGCCGCGCCGCTGATCTCCTGGGCGACCGAACCCTGCGCGGCGGCTTTGTGGCCACCGCCAGCCTGATCGCCCTGATGGCGGCTAGTCCGACCCTGGCTCAGACGGCGCCGCCGGCCCCGAATGTGCAGCCCGGTCAGCTCCAGGCTCCCGCCCAGGCCCCGACCGTTGCGCCGGCCGAGACCGGCGTGGTCAATCGGATCCTGGTGCAGGGCCAGCAGCGGATCGACCAGACCACGGTCCTGTCCTACCTGCCGATCCAGCCCGGCGACACGATCGATCCGGTGATCCTGGACGTCGCCATCCGCACCCTGACCCGGACCCAGCTGTTCGCCGACGTGCAGATCGGTCTGCAGAACAACGGCGACCTGGTGGTCCGCATCGTCGAGAACCCCATCATCAATCAGGTGGTGTTCGAGGGAAACAGCGCGATCAATGAGGAAAAGCTCAACGAGGAAGTGACGATCGCCCCGCGGGGCATCTACACGCGCGCCCGCGTCCAGGAGGACGTCGGCAAGATCATCGAGCTCTACCGCCTGTCGGGCCGAATCTCAGCGACGGTGACGCCCAAGCTGGTCCAGCTGGAGCAGAACCGCGTCGACGTGATCTTCGAGATCGACGAGGGCCCCGAGACCGGGGTCCAGGCCATCACCTTCCTCGGCAACACCGCCTACTCGGACTCCGAGTTGCGCGAGGTCATGGTGACCAAGGAGTCGGCCTGGTTCCGGCTGTTCACCAAGAACGACAACTACGACCCCGGCCGTCTCGACTACGACCGCGAACAGCTGCGGAAATTCTACACCAACCGCGGCTATTACGATTTCCGGATCACGTCGGCGGTGGCCGAGCTGGCACCCGACGACAGCGCCTTCGGGATGACACTGACGGTGGACGAGGGCGATCGCTACAATTTCGGGACCATCGACGTGGTCACCGAGAACGACCGTCTGAACGCCGACTTCCTGAAGCTGCTGCTGCCGATCCGCTCGGGCGATCTGTATGAGAGCGACAAGATCGAGACCTCGGTCGACGCCCTGACCTTCGCCGCCGGCTCGGCCGGCTATGCCTTCGTCGACATCAATCCGACCTATCGCGCCAATCCCGAGACCGACACGGTCGACGTGACCTTCAACGTGTCGGAAGGCCAGCGGGTCTATGTCGATCGCATCAACATCATCGGCAACACCCGCACGATCGATCCGGTCATCCGCCGCGAACTGCTGCTGACCGAAGGCGACGCCTTCAACCGCACCCTGGTGGAACGCTCGCGCAACAATCTGCGCGGCCTGGGCTTCTTCAAGGAAGTGACGATCGACGAGACGCGCGGGTCGGCCCCCGACCGGTCGATCGTCAACGTCAACGTCCAGGAGCAGCCGACGGGCGAGCTGTCGGTCGGTGCCGGGTTCAGCTCGGTCGACAGTTTCGTGGTCAACCTCGGCATTTCCGAGCGCAACTTCCGCGGCCGTGGCCAGAACGTCGTCGCCCGCACGGAATGGGGCTCGCTGCGTCAGCAGATCGATTTCCGCTTCACCGAGCCGCGCTTCCTGGGCCGGGACATCGGGGCCGGCTTCGACCTGTTCCACTCGCGCTACGACTTCCAGGAGGAGTCGTCGTTCGACTACCGCTCGACCGGGGCGGGCCTGCGCCTGACCTATCCGCTGAACGGCTACAGCCGCCTGTCGACGCGCTACTTCATCAAGGACGATGAGATCATCGTCCCGACCGGCTATTGCGGCGTCAACGGCAGCGGGTCGTCGGCCCTGTGCGACCAGGTCGGGTCGTCGCTGAACTCCTCGGTCGGCTATACGCTGCTGGTCGATCGTCGGAACGATCCGATCCGCGCGACGCGGGGCTGGACCGGCTCGCTGCGCCAGGACTTCGCCGGCATCGGCGGGGACGTGAACTATGTGAAGACCGAGGTCGACGCCTCGACCTACTACGGCATCACGCCGAACTGGATCGTCTCGGTCACGGGCTCGGCCGGCTATGTCGCGGGCTGGGCGGGCGATGCGATCCGCATCAACGACCGCTTCTTCCGGGGCGGCAACACGTTCCGCGGTTTCGAGAATGCCGGGATGGGTCCGCGCGACCTGAGAACCAACGACGCCCTGGGCGGCAATTTCTACGCCGTCGCCAGCGCCGAGCTGACCCTGCCCAACGGCCTGCCGGAACAGTATGGCATCAAGACCTCGCTGTTCGCGGACGTGGGGACCCTGGGCGTGCTCGACGATCGCTACACCCTGAATGCGTCGGGCCTGTCTAGCGCCTGCCCGGCCGACGCCGAGATCGGCGACTCCTGCGTCGCCGACGATCTGTCGCTGCGGGCCTCGGTCGGTCTCAGCGTGCACTGGAAGGCCCCGGTCGGACCCATCCGGTTCGATTTCAGCCAGATCCTGAGCTCCGAAGAGTACGACCGCACCGAAACCTTCCGCTTCTCCACCTCCACCCAGTTCTAA
- a CDS encoding RIP metalloprotease, with the protein MLNALAQALIYIVPFLLVLTVIVTIHEMGHFLVARAFGVKVDRFAIGFGKAVFSRTDRHGIEWRVGWMPLGGYVKFSGDLDASSVPDNRGLDALRREIVAEQGVGAERAYFHFKPIWQRMLIVAAGPVANFILAITIFTVLFSLVGVELRPARVAQVVPGSPAAAAGFQSGDLISSMNGRPVEDAGEVVRKVNLSSGDPIRFTVERAGQPVQILATPARVTKEDPIAGRVTVGTIGLTLASSSAESRHVRYNPIEAVGQGVRETGDVLGTTLTYLGRIFTGRESGDQLSGPLGIAKASGALTNAAVAANPDPTAMAINLLLTMTSFAAILSIGIGFLNLLPIPVLDGGHLVFYAYEAVARKPVAAGVQEAGYRVGLALLAGLMLFATWNDLQKLNLFKFLGGLVS; encoded by the coding sequence ATGCTGAACGCCCTGGCGCAGGCCCTGATCTATATCGTGCCCTTCCTGCTGGTGCTGACGGTCATCGTCACCATCCACGAGATGGGCCATTTCCTGGTGGCCCGCGCCTTCGGGGTGAAGGTCGACCGCTTCGCCATCGGCTTCGGCAAGGCGGTCTTCAGCCGGACGGACCGCCACGGCATCGAATGGCGCGTCGGTTGGATGCCCCTGGGCGGTTACGTCAAGTTCTCCGGGGACCTGGACGCCTCCAGCGTGCCCGACAACCGGGGGCTGGACGCCCTGCGTCGCGAGATCGTGGCCGAACAGGGCGTCGGGGCCGAGCGGGCCTATTTCCACTTCAAGCCGATCTGGCAGCGGATGCTGATCGTGGCGGCGGGGCCGGTCGCCAACTTCATCCTGGCCATCACCATCTTCACCGTCCTGTTCTCGCTGGTCGGGGTCGAGCTGCGTCCGGCCCGCGTCGCTCAGGTCGTGCCGGGCTCCCCCGCCGCGGCGGCGGGGTTCCAGAGCGGCGACCTGATCTCGTCCATGAACGGCCGGCCGGTGGAAGACGCCGGCGAAGTGGTGCGCAAGGTCAATCTGTCCAGCGGCGACCCGATCCGGTTCACCGTCGAGCGGGCCGGACAACCCGTTCAGATCTTGGCCACGCCCGCCCGGGTCACCAAGGAAGATCCCATCGCCGGGCGGGTCACCGTCGGGACCATCGGCCTGACGCTGGCCTCCTCCTCCGCCGAAAGCCGGCATGTGCGCTACAATCCGATCGAGGCGGTCGGGCAGGGGGTGCGCGAGACGGGCGACGTGCTGGGCACGACCCTGACCTATCTGGGCCGCATCTTCACGGGCCGCGAAAGCGGCGACCAGCTCAGCGGACCGCTGGGTATCGCCAAGGCCTCGGGGGCGCTGACGAACGCGGCGGTGGCGGCCAATCCGGATCCCACGGCCATGGCCATCAACCTGCTTCTGACGATGACAAGCTTCGCCGCCATACTTTCGATCGGAATCGGCTTTCTAAACCTGTTGCCCATCCCGGTTCTGGACGGCGGTCATCTGGTTTTCTACGCCTACGAGGCTGTGGCGAGAAAACCCGTGGCGGCCGGCGTTCAAGAGGCGGGGTATCGGGTCGGTCTTGCTTTGCTGGCGGGTTTGATGTTGTTCGCCACCTGGAACGACCTGCAGAAGTTGAACCTGTTCAAATTCCTGGGCGGGCTCGTCTCGTGA